A genomic region of Bernardetia sp. ABR2-2B contains the following coding sequences:
- a CDS encoding FAD-dependent oxidoreductase, which translates to MKNKFDYLIIGQGLAGSILAYTLLEKGKRVLVLDEPKLQNCSKVAAGICNPITGRNLVRTWKSNQLFPFLNDFYPKLEKQFDCEFFFKTPVYRPFQTLEQQQDWSAHEDKINEEVIYPKKRFLTENVDDKLGGLLIKNGGHLRTDIFLETIKKYLIEKNAYQEELFDFEKLTLNNESENKNVIYQDIIANHIIFCRGAADKTNPFFEKLPFAPAKGEILHIDFDKDEKTVRELNQIILNKGCWLVPFKESKSNLNNKVEESFTTIFRTGSNYDHKDLSLEPTQKAKEEIETKLKAVLNLDYQIRKHEVGIRPATRTRKPLIGTHKDYPQISIFNGFGAKGVSMIPYFAWQFVEYLSTGKELDKEVRIDK; encoded by the coding sequence ATGAAAAACAAATTTGATTATTTGATTATCGGACAGGGTTTGGCAGGTTCTATCTTGGCTTATACGCTTCTTGAAAAAGGGAAAAGAGTATTGGTGCTAGACGAACCCAAACTTCAAAACTGTTCAAAAGTAGCAGCAGGGATTTGTAATCCAATTACAGGAAGAAATCTTGTCCGAACTTGGAAAAGTAATCAGTTATTTCCATTTCTAAATGATTTTTATCCAAAATTAGAAAAACAGTTTGATTGTGAGTTCTTTTTCAAAACTCCTGTTTATCGTCCCTTCCAAACTTTAGAGCAACAGCAAGACTGGTCAGCACACGAAGATAAAATAAATGAAGAGGTCATTTATCCTAAAAAACGATTTCTGACAGAAAATGTAGATGACAAACTGGGAGGACTTTTGATAAAAAATGGAGGGCATTTACGTACAGATATTTTTTTAGAGACTATCAAAAAATACTTAATAGAAAAAAATGCGTATCAAGAAGAATTATTTGATTTTGAGAAATTGACTCTAAATAATGAATCTGAAAATAAGAACGTAATCTATCAAGATATTATAGCAAACCATATTATTTTTTGTAGAGGAGCAGCAGACAAAACCAACCCATTCTTTGAAAAACTACCCTTTGCACCAGCAAAAGGCGAAATTTTGCATATCGATTTTGATAAAGATGAAAAAACAGTCAGAGAATTAAATCAAATTATTCTGAATAAAGGCTGTTGGCTTGTTCCTTTTAAAGAAAGTAAGAGTAATTTGAATAACAAAGTGGAAGAGAGTTTTACAACAATTTTCCGTACAGGTTCGAATTATGACCACAAAGATTTATCACTAGAGCCTACTCAAAAGGCAAAAGAAGAAATTGAAACCAAACTAAAAGCTGTTCTAAATCTTGATTATCAAATCAGAAAACATGAGGTAGGAATACGACCAGCGACACGAACAAGAAAGCCACTTATTGGAACGCATAAAGATTATCCTCAAATTAGTATTTTTAATGGATTTGGTGCAAAAGGAGTTTCTATGATTCCTTATTTTGCTTGGCAGTTTGTAGAATATTTATCTACTGGAAAAGAATTAGATAAAGAAGTTAGAATAGATAAGTGA
- a CDS encoding TlpA disulfide reductase family protein, with amino-acid sequence MKKTICFSFIFFTLISFIFSSCDSKKNLPQNEYLVEGKVNNLSQDMKLIVSDISTKDIVPLYEVAVRKNDKFKLKGEITEPTPFYLTLIRESDSTFSPSDNLVVFFEPSAMEIQADAGKLSEAKVTGSRSHSHFEMYRKGTMGYEKSMKELTAKAMSSSQTGDTATYQTAMANYERQYEQWKNYNKKFIAEDSIDYAVRSFLAVNYMLEEDYATELEALIEGKTSTWTNQINSFINQVKKISMGQTAPNIATLQNIKSESVSIDSLEKKPTILYFWASFEPKAASQVQQFALLDKATMKKEYQFVGISLDSDIDAWKEAIEELPQNHTQLIDISTDQNAAITYHLTSLPLFVVLDENHKMIYKASSIEKLNAFLMK; translated from the coding sequence ATGAAAAAAACTATCTGTTTTTCGTTTATATTTTTTACGCTTATATCATTTATTTTTTCAAGCTGTGATTCTAAGAAAAATTTACCTCAAAATGAGTATCTAGTAGAAGGAAAGGTAAATAATTTATCTCAAGATATGAAGCTAATTGTTTCTGATATTAGTACAAAAGATATTGTTCCTCTCTATGAAGTAGCTGTTAGGAAAAATGATAAGTTCAAACTGAAAGGAGAAATCACTGAACCAACACCTTTTTATTTAACTCTAATCAGAGAATCGGACAGTACGTTCTCACCTTCTGACAATTTGGTTGTATTTTTTGAGCCTTCTGCAATGGAAATTCAAGCTGATGCTGGAAAGCTTTCAGAGGCAAAAGTTACAGGCTCTCGTTCGCACTCTCATTTTGAAATGTATAGAAAAGGAACAATGGGCTATGAAAAGAGTATGAAAGAACTGACAGCAAAGGCAATGAGTAGTTCGCAAACTGGCGATACAGCAACGTATCAGACTGCAATGGCAAACTATGAAAGACAATATGAGCAATGGAAAAATTATAATAAAAAATTTATTGCAGAAGATTCTATCGATTATGCTGTACGTTCATTTCTAGCTGTAAACTATATGTTAGAAGAAGATTATGCAACAGAATTAGAAGCATTGATAGAAGGAAAAACTTCTACTTGGACAAATCAAATCAACTCTTTTATTAATCAAGTCAAGAAAATATCAATGGGGCAAACTGCACCTAATATTGCGACGCTTCAAAACATAAAAAGTGAGTCTGTTTCTATAGATAGTTTGGAAAAAAAGCCTACTATTCTGTATTTTTGGGCTTCTTTTGAGCCAAAGGCAGCTTCTCAAGTACAACAGTTTGCACTTTTAGATAAGGCAACGATGAAAAAAGAATATCAATTTGTTGGAATTTCTTTAGATTCAGATATTGATGCATGGAAAGAAGCAATTGAAGAATTACCTCAAAATCATACCCAACTTATTGATATTTCTACTGACCAAAATGCAGCCATTACATATCATCTGACGAGTTTGCCACTATTTGTAGTCTTAGACGAAAACCATAAAATGATTTATAAAGCTTCGTCAATAGAAAAACTAAATGCTTTTTTAATGAAATAA
- a CDS encoding DinB family protein: MIPFPSSSEYASFYANYIKLIGNYIAENEKEDIIEILSDCGQKTKDIFAKFSEEESLFRYEKEKWSIKELLGHMIDTEQIMAYRALAFYRGEKQSLVGFNENEYAREANFDAIPYSDLLERYEVVRKSSVELFKTFDAKQTSKIGEASGNPMSVRGLVYMIAGHEIHHLNILKERYMSQN, from the coding sequence ATGATTCCATTTCCAAGTTCAAGTGAATACGCTTCTTTTTATGCTAATTATATCAAACTTATAGGCAATTATATTGCAGAAAATGAAAAAGAAGATATTATAGAAATTCTTTCTGATTGTGGACAAAAAACGAAAGACATCTTCGCCAAATTTTCAGAAGAAGAATCTTTATTTAGGTATGAAAAAGAAAAGTGGAGCATCAAAGAACTTTTGGGACATATGATAGATACTGAACAAATTATGGCGTACCGTGCTTTGGCTTTTTATCGTGGCGAAAAACAATCTTTAGTAGGTTTTAATGAAAACGAATATGCTAGAGAAGCTAACTTTGATGCAATTCCATATTCAGATTTGCTGGAAAGGTATGAGGTTGTTCGTAAGTCTTCAGTTGAGCTTTTCAAAACCTTTGATGCCAAGCAAACTTCAAAAATAGGAGAAGCAAGTGGTAATCCTATGTCTGTTCGTGGGCTTGTTTATATGATTGCAGGACACGAAATTCATCATCTAAATATTTTGAAAGAACGTTATATGAGTCAAAATTAA
- the gldN gene encoding gliding motility protein GldN: MKKQNKNIFNFLKKGIIGMAALICGVTFSANAQEFGMEYAQDGYNHNSIRPLHESHIMYKKTLWFRMSLKEKQNLPFFAMENQITKVIIDAVKLGIIRPYKNDSLRTRMSQEEFLENLTIPSEEVQLTEEEIAMGFTQDDLGGFGGGGDDWGSGGDWGGDGGGSAEAETVANEFYPKQLHLLEIKEDLLFDNKHSRMKHDIQAITIIIPAEMNPSTGLEKKLAAFSYKELVQNLFRDNSQAIWYNERNNRHHRNLEEAFDLRLFNARVIKYDNARDNMIVDIYEDQRSALIAAQQYEHQLLEYESNLWEN; the protein is encoded by the coding sequence ATGAAGAAACAAAACAAAAACATTTTCAACTTTCTGAAAAAAGGAATTATCGGAATGGCAGCTCTTATATGTGGAGTTACTTTTTCTGCAAATGCACAAGAGTTCGGAATGGAATATGCTCAAGATGGATATAACCACAACTCTATCCGTCCTTTGCACGAATCACACATTATGTATAAAAAGACACTTTGGTTCAGAATGTCTTTAAAGGAAAAGCAAAACTTGCCTTTCTTTGCAATGGAAAATCAAATTACAAAAGTAATTATTGATGCCGTAAAATTAGGGATTATTCGTCCTTACAAAAACGATTCTTTGCGCACTCGTATGTCGCAAGAAGAATTTTTAGAAAATCTTACTATTCCTTCAGAAGAAGTTCAACTTACAGAAGAAGAAATTGCGATGGGCTTTACACAAGACGACCTTGGTGGTTTTGGTGGTGGAGGAGATGATTGGGGTTCTGGTGGCGACTGGGGTGGCGACGGTGGAGGCTCTGCCGAAGCTGAAACAGTAGCTAATGAGTTTTATCCTAAACAACTTCACTTATTAGAAATCAAAGAAGATTTATTGTTTGATAACAAGCACTCTCGTATGAAGCACGATATTCAAGCAATTACAATTATTATTCCTGCTGAAATGAATCCTTCAACAGGTTTAGAGAAAAAATTAGCTGCATTTTCGTATAAAGAATTGGTTCAAAACCTTTTCCGTGATAATTCACAAGCAATTTGGTACAATGAGCGCAACAATCGTCATCACAGAAATTTAGAAGAAGCGTTTGATTTGCGTTTATTCAATGCTCGTGTTATTAAATATGACAATGCTAGAGATAATATGATTGTTGATATTTATGAAGACCAACGTTCTGCTCTTATCGCAGCTCAACAATATGAACATCAATTACTAGAGTATGAAAGTAACCTTTGGGAAAACTAA
- a CDS encoding homoserine kinase, which translates to MKKITAFAPATIANFNVGFDILGLSLGNMGDEITLTPNGTTENKILEIINGANLPKEADKNCSSVVIRKMQEAQNEFIGVDIILKKGFSSGSGLGSSSASSAAAAFGYNELIGKPYSNKELVAFAAEGERVACGSAHVDNVAPSILGGIILSKGNKQNDILQLPVLENLYAVTLYPHVKLNTSDSRKILKTMLSVATFSQQMGLMGAFVVSLYEKDYDLFSDSLQDLVIEPMRSLLIPKFKEMKQAALENKALAFGISGSGPSVFAMARGKENAETIKNALEKVYQNVDIRIQTYINPVCEGNGARIIV; encoded by the coding sequence ATGAAAAAAATAACAGCCTTTGCACCAGCCACAATAGCCAATTTTAATGTTGGTTTTGATATTTTGGGACTTTCTTTGGGAAATATGGGCGATGAAATTACGCTCACTCCCAATGGAACAACAGAAAATAAAATCTTAGAAATTATAAATGGAGCTAATTTACCAAAAGAAGCTGATAAAAACTGTTCTTCCGTCGTAATCCGTAAGATGCAAGAAGCACAAAACGAATTTATTGGAGTTGATATTATCCTCAAAAAAGGATTTTCTTCTGGAAGTGGTTTGGGGTCTAGTAGTGCAAGTAGTGCAGCAGCAGCTTTTGGATATAATGAGCTTATCGGAAAGCCGTATTCGAATAAAGAATTGGTTGCTTTTGCTGCCGAAGGCGAACGTGTAGCCTGTGGAAGCGCACACGTAGATAATGTTGCACCTTCTATTTTGGGTGGAATTATTCTTTCAAAAGGAAATAAACAAAACGATATTTTACAGCTTCCTGTTTTGGAAAATCTCTATGCTGTTACGCTTTATCCACATGTAAAACTCAATACTTCTGACTCTCGTAAAATTTTAAAAACGATGCTTTCTGTTGCTACTTTTAGTCAGCAAATGGGACTTATGGGAGCTTTTGTGGTTAGTTTGTATGAAAAAGATTATGATTTGTTTTCTGATTCGTTGCAAGATTTGGTTATTGAGCCGATGCGTAGTCTTTTGATTCCAAAATTTAAAGAAATGAAACAAGCTGCTTTAGAAAACAAGGCGTTAGCTTTCGGAATTTCGGGTTCAGGACCTTCTGTTTTTGCAATGGCAAGAGGAAAAGAAAATGCAGAAACAATAAAAAATGCTTTAGAAAAAGTGTATCAAAATGTAGATATTCGCATTCAGACCTATATAAACCCTGTTTGTGAAGGAAATGGAGCTAGGATAATTGTATAA
- the thrA gene encoding bifunctional aspartate kinase/homoserine dehydrogenase I, with amino-acid sequence MLVLKFGGTSVSSKSNLEKIAAILFSKTENYIVVVSAFSGITNKLEQIADLSLEAKHHNLLEEFRSFHFDFIKELVSESHQIDLFVEVQQKCNQLEAICESVGTLKELSDRTRATILSFGEQLSSVIVQKYLSVNPKKAVKVELLESKKLIATTTNESKDYLNAILDLDKTTRNILAVVGVSTNDTKTNKNYIAAGFVAHNQKGETVTLGRGGSDFSASIYANAVDATCLEIWSDVNGMQTANPRKVQATHSLQKLSYAEAFEMAYFGAKVLYPPSILPVMDKNIPLYLKNTFFPEQEGTFISSENQLTENKIQGICSLDEIAIITVSGVGLAKQKGSARRVFQILEEANINIILITQSCSEQSIGIGINQSELLAAQNALNSAFEKDIKRGLMNEVKAIENQCIVALVGDNMKNAIGLAGKIFGAIGENGINVTAIAQGASERNISIVIDKKDEEKALNVIHEKFFASAVKNVHVFIAGIGNVGTEFINILFAQKQKLIEEYQINLKVIGVANSKKMLFNHSSETFERVEELTKEEVLKFKQKKESKNAKAYSSLNEYFETIRKLNLRNAVFIDNTASDIVSEGYEFLIKNSISVVTCNKIACSSDYSTYLKLNKLAKERNIYFKYETSVGAALPILKTIYDLRISGDKIGKIEAVISGSLNFIFNNYNAENQFADVVLQAKEEGYTEPNPLIDLSGLDVMRKILILSRESGLNKEMSDITFNSFLPDECTNSKSVEELFENLKKHENHFATLYKNANEKGNKLKVVAKMEKGNLSVALQEIPSNSPFYNLEGKDNVVAINTNRYVDEPLVIKGAGAGAAVTASGVFADLMFIMNN; translated from the coding sequence ATGCTCGTCTTGAAATTCGGAGGAACAAGTGTTTCCTCAAAATCCAATCTTGAAAAAATAGCTGCTATTCTTTTTTCAAAAACTGAAAACTATATTGTTGTGGTTTCTGCCTTTTCAGGAATTACCAATAAGCTAGAACAAATTGCAGACCTTTCTTTAGAAGCAAAACATCATAACTTGTTAGAAGAATTTAGAAGTTTTCATTTTGATTTTATCAAAGAATTAGTGTCAGAATCGCATCAAATTGACCTTTTTGTAGAGGTTCAGCAAAAATGTAATCAGTTAGAAGCAATTTGTGAAAGCGTAGGAACATTGAAAGAATTATCAGACCGAACGAGAGCGACTATTTTAAGCTTTGGAGAGCAACTTTCTTCTGTTATTGTCCAAAAATATCTTTCTGTCAATCCAAAAAAGGCTGTTAAAGTTGAATTATTGGAAAGCAAAAAACTAATTGCAACCACTACCAACGAATCAAAAGACTATCTAAATGCCATTTTAGATTTAGATAAAACGACTAGAAATATTTTAGCCGTTGTTGGTGTCTCCACCAACGACACAAAAACGAATAAAAATTATATCGCAGCAGGTTTTGTAGCACATAATCAAAAAGGAGAAACGGTTACTTTGGGGCGTGGAGGTTCAGATTTTTCGGCTTCTATTTATGCAAATGCTGTCGATGCGACGTGTTTGGAAATTTGGAGTGATGTCAATGGAATGCAAACGGCAAATCCTAGAAAAGTACAGGCGACACATTCCTTACAAAAATTGAGTTATGCAGAAGCATTTGAAATGGCTTATTTTGGTGCAAAAGTTCTGTATCCACCTTCTATTTTGCCAGTAATGGATAAAAATATTCCATTGTATCTGAAAAATACATTTTTTCCAGAACAAGAAGGAACATTTATCAGCAGCGAAAACCAACTGACAGAAAATAAAATTCAAGGTATTTGTTCGCTTGATGAAATTGCAATTATTACTGTTTCAGGAGTTGGACTAGCCAAACAAAAAGGAAGTGCTAGACGAGTTTTTCAGATTTTGGAAGAAGCAAATATCAATATTATCTTGATTACGCAAAGCTGTTCCGAACAAAGTATTGGAATAGGAATCAATCAATCTGAACTTTTGGCTGCTCAAAATGCGCTTAATTCTGCCTTCGAAAAAGACATCAAAAGAGGCTTGATGAATGAAGTAAAAGCTATAGAAAACCAATGTATTGTGGCTTTAGTGGGCGATAATATGAAAAATGCTATTGGCTTGGCAGGAAAGATTTTTGGTGCAATAGGAGAAAACGGTATCAATGTTACAGCAATAGCACAAGGTGCATCAGAGCGAAATATCTCTATCGTAATTGATAAAAAAGATGAAGAAAAGGCATTGAATGTAATTCACGAAAAATTCTTTGCTTCGGCAGTAAAAAATGTTCACGTTTTCATTGCAGGAATCGGAAATGTAGGAACGGAATTTATAAATATCCTTTTTGCTCAAAAACAAAAACTAATTGAAGAGTATCAAATCAACCTCAAAGTAATAGGTGTAGCAAATAGTAAGAAAATGCTTTTCAATCATTCTTCTGAAACATTTGAAAGAGTAGAAGAATTGACAAAAGAAGAAGTTTTGAAATTCAAACAAAAGAAAGAGAGTAAGAATGCAAAAGCCTATTCTTCTTTAAATGAATATTTCGAAACTATCAGAAAACTCAATCTTAGAAATGCTGTTTTTATTGATAATACAGCTTCTGATATTGTGAGTGAAGGCTACGAGTTTTTGATAAAAAATAGCATTTCGGTAGTTACTTGTAACAAAATTGCATGTAGTAGTGATTATTCAACGTATTTGAAATTGAATAAACTAGCTAAAGAAAGAAATATTTATTTTAAGTATGAAACTTCGGTAGGTGCAGCTCTTCCCATCTTAAAAACGATTTATGACCTCCGAATTAGTGGCGATAAAATTGGTAAAATTGAAGCTGTAATTTCGGGTAGTCTGAATTTTATTTTTAATAATTATAATGCTGAAAATCAGTTTGCCGACGTAGTTTTACAAGCAAAAGAAGAAGGTTATACTGAACCAAATCCATTAATTGACCTTTCTGGATTGGATGTAATGCGAAAAATCTTAATTCTTTCAAGAGAATCAGGTTTGAATAAAGAAATGTCAGATATTACCTTCAATAGCTTTTTACCAGACGAGTGTACCAACTCAAAATCAGTAGAAGAACTATTTGAAAATCTAAAAAAACACGAAAATCATTTTGCTACTCTTTACAAAAACGCTAATGAGAAAGGCAATAAATTAAAGGTTGTTGCCAAAATGGAAAAGGGTAATTTATCAGTTGCATTACAAGAAATTCCGTCGAATAGTCCATTTTATAATTTGGAAGGAAAAGACAATGTAGTGGCAATAAATACAAATCGTTATGTTGATGAGCCTTTAGTAATCAAAGGAGCAGGAGCAGGAGCAGCCGTAACAGCAAGTGGAGTTTTTGCTGATTTGATGTTTATTATGAATAACTAA
- a CDS encoding tetratricopeptide repeat protein, with amino-acid sequence MFCYVYVFQSTPVFGQDLSSLYDSAQKYGSKDLEKQDYYVQKLILESTKQTNDSFLLKGYNLKSVISYRKADTDSAFFYIAKTLDVSEKIKNDEVRIDMLRLKAFIYKNRRYDKDSALFYLELALEESKKTNYEHGKIKSLEAISFLSMDEGKYLDATQLLLKARKIAYKIQDNKALSSIANNIGHTYLQMEMYDKALPFFDEANKYRDDTTTISVIPLNIAHCYYQKGEYKKALSILDKNSSLALKTSLNAAIEYHLEYVTLFLTTHEPKKALEKIEILDSLYTKAKPQAYRNLLLLKAKTYLQLKDTLTAHKYIKEVENEIVIESEDDFHNRLTMHELFSYTYSFLKNYKKANYHSQKYISLYKATYNKKLQQNIYESELNQRIALEQKERELEKIKYTTQLAKEHQNTIYFSFGLIILLLIFLIITRAYWINKKYSKELKSTNHQLSESQAEVIQQNNILHEQSEELMRQSAELKCSHEEVLAMNDNLENIVNERNEEVIEKNKMLEEYAFINAHKLRAPVARLLGIMQIIELSKDTNEIEFYLQLCKQEIEDLDRIIWTIKEAIEEKTPLNRLELEKKKEMK; translated from the coding sequence TTGTTTTGCTATGTTTATGTTTTTCAATCAACTCCTGTTTTTGGGCAAGATTTATCTTCTCTATATGATTCAGCTCAAAAGTATGGAAGCAAAGATTTAGAAAAGCAAGATTATTATGTGCAAAAATTAATTTTGGAAAGCACAAAACAAACAAATGACTCCTTTTTGTTGAAAGGCTATAACCTAAAATCAGTTATTTCTTATCGAAAAGCCGATACAGATAGTGCTTTTTTTTACATCGCAAAAACATTAGATGTATCTGAAAAAATAAAAAACGACGAAGTAAGAATAGATATGTTACGTTTAAAAGCTTTCATTTATAAAAATAGACGCTATGACAAAGATTCAGCTCTATTTTATCTTGAATTGGCATTAGAAGAAAGCAAGAAAACAAATTATGAACACGGAAAAATTAAAAGCCTAGAAGCAATATCTTTTCTTTCGATGGATGAAGGAAAATACCTTGATGCTACCCAACTGCTATTAAAAGCTAGAAAAATAGCTTATAAAATTCAAGATAACAAAGCGTTATCTAGTATTGCCAATAATATTGGGCATACCTATTTACAGATGGAAATGTATGATAAAGCTCTTCCTTTTTTTGATGAAGCAAATAAATATAGAGACGATACAACAACTATTTCAGTTATTCCCCTCAATATTGCTCACTGTTATTATCAAAAAGGGGAATACAAAAAAGCACTTTCTATTTTGGATAAAAATTCTTCTTTAGCTCTCAAAACCTCATTAAATGCAGCCATAGAATATCATTTAGAATATGTTACTCTTTTTTTAACAACACATGAACCTAAAAAAGCTTTAGAAAAAATAGAAATATTAGATTCTTTATATACAAAAGCTAAACCACAGGCCTACCGTAACTTATTATTATTAAAAGCCAAAACTTACTTACAACTAAAAGATACACTCACAGCTCACAAATACATAAAAGAAGTAGAAAATGAAATAGTTATTGAGAGTGAAGATGATTTTCATAATCGCTTGACTATGCATGAGTTGTTTTCCTACACTTATTCATTTTTAAAAAATTATAAGAAGGCAAATTATCATTCACAAAAATATATTTCACTTTATAAGGCAACTTATAATAAAAAATTGCAACAGAATATTTACGAATCTGAATTAAATCAACGCATTGCATTAGAGCAAAAAGAAAGAGAGCTAGAAAAAATAAAATATACTACTCAATTAGCAAAAGAACATCAAAACACAATTTATTTTTCATTCGGTTTGATTATATTATTACTTATTTTTCTGATTATAACAAGAGCCTATTGGATAAATAAAAAGTATAGTAAAGAGCTAAAAAGCACAAACCATCAACTTTCAGAATCACAAGCAGAAGTGATACAGCAAAATAATATTCTACATGAGCAATCAGAAGAATTGATGAGGCAATCAGCAGAATTAAAATGTTCTCACGAAGAAGTATTGGCAATGAACGATAATTTGGAAAACATTGTCAATGAGCGCAATGAGGAAGTAATAGAGAAAAATAAAATGTTAGAAGAATATGCTTTCATAAATGCTCATAAACTACGTGCGCCTGTTGCTCGTCTTTTAGGAATTATGCAGATTATTGAACTCTCAAAAGATACTAACGAGATAGAGTTTTACCTACAACTCTGTAAGCAAGAAATCGAAGATCTTGACCGTATTATTTGGACTATCAAAGAAGCCATTGAAGAAAAAACTCCTCTTAACCGTTTGGAGTTGGAGAAAAAGAAGGAGATGAAATAA
- a CDS encoding ATP-binding protein: MNKIKKVARLIIYGDANRQYPDTYLGEQNYQCKRLLPLVSLVFTFVWLGYIPLDAELYPNVEAIFYFRIGLSVVGGSVFILYWIPFFQKKSIHLMSVLGAYAGISTSMITGLTGGDPSYIGGFCMVIVLSLFIPVRIYVYYTVMILAIICFFMTLWTLEVNILTDISRYSLNDLASAVALAFIFAFLVDRDRRSYYLKSKEREEQRKQIQSQALTIQESNVVLQASEEELKQNLEELKTTQEQLRKQKTEIENAYKELQFTQKQLIQSEKLASLGQLIASIAHEINTPLGAIRSSADSIENILLQTLPNLPNFLKTLDDKTIVVFNKFVEISSKKTDLLSTREQRVAKYDLIEELEQQGFVGVEEYADLITDMNMHQEKEMIKLLLQTENKEEVFETAYQLSTVIKSNQTIQEATKRAGKTVFALKNFARQDHSEEKSEVDLNQSIETTLILYHNQVKQGIDIKRNLDYVPSFLGYPDELMQVWTNLIHNAIQAMKGKGNLIVSTSTTKNNILVSIQDTGGGIPKKIQERVFDAFFTTKPIGEGSGLGLDITKKIIDKHNGKIWFETEEGIGTTFFIEIPI, translated from the coding sequence ATGAATAAAATAAAAAAAGTAGCACGACTTATAATCTATGGAGATGCTAATAGGCAATATCCAGATACTTATTTAGGGGAACAAAACTATCAATGTAAAAGACTTTTGCCACTTGTTAGTTTAGTCTTTACTTTCGTTTGGCTGGGTTATATTCCTTTAGATGCAGAGCTTTATCCAAATGTAGAGGCTATTTTTTATTTCAGAATTGGCTTATCAGTTGTTGGTGGTAGTGTTTTTATATTATACTGGATTCCATTTTTTCAAAAAAAGTCTATTCATTTAATGAGTGTACTGGGAGCATATGCTGGTATTAGTACATCTATGATTACAGGGCTTACAGGAGGCGATCCTTCTTATATAGGAGGTTTTTGTATGGTGATAGTGCTTTCACTATTTATTCCTGTTCGTATTTATGTGTACTACACAGTAATGATTCTAGCTATAATTTGCTTTTTTATGACGTTATGGACTCTAGAGGTAAATATTCTAACAGATATTTCAAGGTATAGCCTTAATGACTTAGCAAGTGCAGTAGCCTTAGCATTTATTTTTGCTTTTTTAGTAGATAGAGATAGACGTTCCTATTATTTAAAATCAAAAGAAAGGGAAGAGCAGCGCAAACAAATCCAATCTCAAGCACTTACTATTCAAGAAAGTAATGTAGTCTTACAGGCATCAGAGGAAGAATTAAAGCAGAATTTGGAGGAACTAAAAACCACACAAGAACAATTACGAAAACAGAAAACAGAAATAGAAAATGCCTATAAAGAACTCCAATTTACTCAAAAACAGCTTATTCAATCCGAAAAATTAGCTAGTTTGGGACAGTTGATTGCTAGTATTGCACACGAGATAAATACGCCTTTAGGAGCAATTCGTTCTTCAGCTGATAGTATTGAAAATATTTTATTACAAACACTTCCAAATCTTCCAAACTTTCTCAAAACACTAGATGATAAAACGATAGTTGTTTTTAATAAATTTGTAGAAATATCCTCTAAAAAAACAGATTTACTTTCCACACGAGAACAGCGAGTGGCAAAATATGATTTGATAGAAGAATTAGAACAGCAAGGCTTTGTAGGGGTAGAAGAGTATGCAGATTTGATAACAGATATGAATATGCACCAAGAAAAAGAAATGATAAAGTTGCTACTTCAAACAGAAAATAAAGAGGAGGTCTTCGAAACAGCTTATCAACTCTCTACTGTCATTAAAAGTAATCAAACTATACAAGAAGCAACAAAACGAGCTGGTAAAACTGTTTTTGCACTCAAAAATTTTGCTCGTCAAGACCATTCAGAAGAAAAATCAGAGGTAGATTTGAATCAGAGTATCGAAACGACGCTTATATTATATCATAATCAAGTAAAACAAGGCATTGATATAAAGCGAAATCTTGATTATGTTCCATCTTTTTTAGGATATCCAGATGAGCTTATGCAAGTTTGGACAAACCTAATTCATAATGCCATTCAAGCCATGAAAGGAAAGGGAAATTTAATTGTTTCTACTAGCACAACTAAAAACAACATATTAGTTTCTATTCAAGATACAGGAGGAGGAATACCAAAGAAAATTCAAGAACGAGTATTTGATGCTTTTTTTACTACCAAACCAATTGGCGAAGGAAGTGGATTAGGACTAGACATCACAAAAAAAATAATAGACAAGCATAATGGTAAAATTTGGTTCGAAACTGAAGAAGGAATCGGAACTACGTTTTTTATTGAAATCCCAATTTAG